Proteins from a genomic interval of Lycium ferocissimum isolate CSIRO_LF1 chromosome 2, AGI_CSIRO_Lferr_CH_V1, whole genome shotgun sequence:
- the LOC132039201 gene encoding expansin-A13 encodes MLLLLSLLVAFTLLFSPTPLVHSHYNWSPSYSSHAPSTFHSEWRPARATYYAAADPRDIVGGACGYGDLERTGYGKATAGLSTVLFDKGQICGACFEVRCVEDLRWCIPGTSIILTATNFCAPNYGFEVDGGGHCNPPNAHFVLPIEAFEKIAIWKASNMPIQYRRIKCRKEGGVRFTISGGGIFLSVLISNVAGSGDIVAAKVKGSRTGWLPMGRNWGQNWHINADLKNQPLSFEMTSGDGVTLTSYNVAPKNWNFGQTFEGKQFGS; translated from the exons atgctgcTACTACTGTCACTATTAGTAGCATTCACACTACTCTTTTCTCCAACCCCATTAGTCCATTCACACTACAACTGGTCACCTTCATACTCCTCCCACGCGCCCTCCACTTTCCACTCCGAGTGGCGTCCCGCACGCGCCACTTACTACGCCGCCGCAGACCCACGCGACATTGTCGGCGGCGCGTGTGGATACGGTGACTTAGAGAGAACTGGATATGGTAAAGCTACAGCTGGGTTAAGTACTGTGCTATTTGATAAAGGTCAGATCTGTGGTGCTTGTTTTGAAGTTAGATGTGTTGAGGATTTAAGGTGGTGTATACCTGGTACTTCTATTATTCTTACTGCTACCAATTTTTGTGCACCGAATTATGGGTTTGAGGTTGATGGTGGTGGACATTGTAATCCGCCTAATGCACATTTTGTGCTGCCAATTGAAGCTTTTGAAAAGATTGCTATTTGGAAAGCTTCTAATATGCCCATTCAATATCGCAG AATAAAGTGCAGAAAGGAAGGGGGAGTTCGATTCACTATTAGTGGCGGTGGAATATTCTTGTCAGTTTTAATCAGTAATGTTGCAGGCTCAGGTGATATAGTCGCAGCAAAAGTTAAGGGTTCAAGAACAGGCTGGCTTCCTATGGGTAGGAATTGGGGCCAAAACTGGCACATTAATGCTGACTTGAAGAATCAGCCGCTTTCTTTCGAGATGACTAGTGGTGATGGGGTAACCTTGACATCTTACAATGTAGCTCCCAAGAACTGGAATTTTGGTCAGACCTTTGAAGGCAAACAGTTTGGATCTTAG